One genomic segment of Alicycliphilus denitrificans K601 includes these proteins:
- a CDS encoding lysylphosphatidylglycerol synthase transmembrane domain-containing protein encodes MKRPFKALLRGLVGLALLGAVVALADPARVWGQLRQAQPGWLLAGLLAGIASNLVSALRWRALARWLGANASTRDACRWYFQAIGLNALLPGAVVGGDVYRAVVLRGAGQDTAASSWSVVLDRLSGLWMLCAIGGLGAAACADVLAPWLRLPRGLFIALMLGGTLLWLALPWCLPALLRSRRFAGGWLAPLREAATRPDFPRQLVWQAGASAAVQLLSAAALAGGGLALGVALPASVWAWAIAPVFLMAALPVSVGGWGTREAAAVAALAPFGVAASAAVGVGVVYGVYGLAQGALGALAFGLPRKG; translated from the coding sequence GTGAAACGTCCGTTCAAGGCCCTGCTGCGCGGCCTGGTGGGCCTGGCCCTGCTGGGCGCGGTGGTGGCGCTGGCCGATCCGGCCCGCGTGTGGGGCCAACTGCGCCAGGCCCAGCCAGGGTGGCTGCTGGCGGGCCTGCTGGCGGGCATCGCTTCCAACCTCGTCTCGGCGCTGCGCTGGCGGGCATTGGCGCGGTGGCTAGGCGCCAACGCGAGCACGCGCGATGCCTGCCGTTGGTACTTCCAGGCCATCGGCCTGAATGCGTTGCTGCCGGGGGCCGTGGTGGGGGGCGACGTGTACCGCGCCGTGGTACTGCGTGGTGCCGGTCAGGACACGGCGGCCTCCAGTTGGTCGGTGGTGCTGGACCGGCTGAGCGGCCTGTGGATGCTGTGCGCCATCGGCGGCCTGGGCGCTGCCGCCTGTGCCGACGTGCTGGCGCCCTGGCTGCGGTTGCCAAGGGGGCTTTTCATCGCGCTGATGCTTGGGGGCACGCTGCTGTGGCTGGCGCTGCCGTGGTGCCTGCCTGCGCTGCTGCGCAGCCGCCGGTTTGCGGGCGGCTGGCTCGCGCCGCTGCGTGAAGCCGCAACGCGCCCCGACTTCCCGCGTCAACTGGTCTGGCAGGCCGGGGCATCGGCGGCGGTGCAACTGCTGTCGGCCGCAGCGCTGGCGGGGGGCGGGCTGGCACTGGGCGTGGCGCTGCCGGCCAGCGTGTGGGCCTGGGCGATCGCGCCCGTGTTCCTGATGGCGGCGCTGCCGGTGAGCGTGGGCGGCTGGGGCACGCGCGAGGCGGCCGCCGTGGCCGCGCTGGCCCCCTTCGGCGTGGCCGCGTCCGCCGCCGTGGGCGTGGGCGTGGTCTATGGCGTCTACGGGCTGGCGCAGGGCGCGCTGGGGGCGCTGGCCTTCGGCCTGCCGCGCAAGGGCTAA
- a CDS encoding PilT/PilU family type 4a pilus ATPase, giving the protein MERDQASKFINDLLKLMVSRGGSDLFITADFPPAIKVDGKVTKVSPQPLTPVHTLTLARSIMSDKQVADFERTKECNFAIAPAGIGRFRANAFIQQGRVGMVLRTIPLTLPTIDGLGVPQVLKEIAMTKRGLCILVGATGSGKSTTLAAMVDWRNENSFGHIVTVEDPIEFVHPHKNCVVTQREVGLDTDSWEAALKNSLRQAPDVILMGEIRDRETMEHAVAFAETGHLCLATLHANSANQALDRIVNFFPEERRAQLLMDLSLNLKAMVSQRLVPKQDGKGRAAAVEVMLNTPLIADLIFKGEVAEIKEIMKKSRNLGMQTFDQSLFDLFEANVIGYEDALRNADSINDLRLQIKLSSQRAKTTDLASGTEHFAIV; this is encoded by the coding sequence ATGGAACGCGACCAGGCCAGCAAATTCATCAACGACCTGCTCAAACTGATGGTCAGCCGGGGCGGCAGCGACCTGTTCATCACGGCCGACTTTCCGCCGGCCATCAAGGTGGACGGCAAGGTCACCAAGGTCTCGCCCCAGCCGCTCACGCCCGTGCACACGCTGACGCTGGCGCGCTCCATCATGAGCGACAAGCAGGTGGCCGACTTCGAGCGCACCAAGGAGTGCAACTTCGCCATCGCCCCCGCGGGCATCGGCCGCTTTCGCGCCAACGCCTTCATCCAGCAGGGCCGCGTGGGCATGGTGCTGCGCACCATCCCGCTGACGCTGCCCACCATCGACGGCCTGGGCGTGCCGCAGGTGCTCAAGGAAATCGCCATGACCAAACGCGGCCTGTGCATCCTGGTGGGCGCAACGGGCTCGGGCAAGTCCACCACGCTGGCCGCCATGGTGGACTGGCGCAACGAGAACTCCTTCGGCCACATCGTCACCGTCGAGGATCCGATCGAATTCGTGCACCCGCACAAGAACTGCGTGGTCACGCAGCGCGAGGTGGGCCTGGACACCGACAGCTGGGAGGCGGCACTCAAGAACTCGCTGCGCCAGGCGCCCGACGTGATCCTGATGGGCGAGATCCGCGACCGCGAGACCATGGAGCACGCCGTGGCCTTCGCCGAGACCGGCCACCTGTGCCTGGCCACGCTGCACGCCAACAGCGCCAACCAGGCGCTGGACCGCATCGTCAACTTCTTCCCCGAGGAGCGGCGCGCCCAGCTGCTCATGGACCTGTCGCTGAACCTCAAGGCCATGGTCTCGCAGCGCCTGGTTCCCAAGCAGGACGGCAAGGGCCGCGCAGCGGCCGTCGAGGTCATGCTCAACACCCCGCTGATCGCGGACCTGATCTTCAAGGGCGAAGTCGCCGAAATCAAGGAGATCATGAAGAAGAGCCGCAACCTGGGCATGCAGACCTTCGACCAGTCGCTGTTCGACCTGTTCGAGGCCAACGTCATCGGCTACGAGGATGCCTTGCGCAACGCCGATTCGATCAACGATCTGCGCCTGCAGATCAAGCTCAGCAGCCAGCGCGCCAAGACCACCGACCTGGCCTCGGGCACCGAGCATTTCGCCATCGTCTGA
- a CDS encoding type IV pilus twitching motility protein PilT has product MDITQLLAFSVKNKASDLHLSAGLPPMIRVHGDVRRINVDALDHKTVHAMVYDIMSDAQRKVYEEFLEVDFSFEIEGLARFRVNAFNQNRGAAAVFRTIPSKILTLEQLNAPKIFADLALKPRGLVLVTGPTGSGKSTTLAGMINHLNETEYGHILTIEDPIEFVHESKKCLVNQREVGPMTLSFSAALRSALREDPDAILVGEMRDLETIRLAMTAAETGHLVFGTLHTSSAAKTIDRIIDVFPAEEKEMVRAMLSESLQAVISQTLCKLKDGSGRVAAHEIMTGTSAIRNLIREAKVAQMYSTIQTSNSVGMQTLDQNLTDLVRRNIISPAEARSKAKIPENFPG; this is encoded by the coding sequence GTGGACATCACCCAGTTGCTCGCCTTCAGCGTGAAGAACAAGGCGTCCGACCTGCATCTGTCGGCCGGCCTTCCTCCGATGATCCGGGTGCATGGTGATGTGCGGCGCATCAACGTCGATGCGCTGGACCACAAGACCGTCCATGCCATGGTGTACGACATCATGAGCGATGCCCAGCGCAAGGTCTACGAAGAGTTCCTGGAGGTGGACTTCTCCTTCGAGATCGAGGGCCTGGCGCGCTTCCGGGTCAACGCCTTCAACCAGAACCGCGGCGCGGCGGCGGTCTTCCGCACCATCCCGAGCAAGATCCTGACGCTGGAGCAGCTCAACGCCCCCAAGATCTTCGCGGACCTGGCGCTCAAGCCCCGCGGCCTGGTGCTGGTGACCGGCCCCACGGGCTCGGGCAAGTCCACCACGCTGGCCGGCATGATCAACCACCTCAACGAAACCGAGTACGGCCACATCCTCACCATCGAGGACCCGATCGAGTTCGTGCACGAGTCCAAGAAATGCCTGGTCAACCAGCGCGAGGTGGGGCCGATGACGCTGTCGTTCTCCGCTGCGCTGCGCTCGGCGCTGCGCGAGGACCCGGACGCCATCCTCGTGGGCGAAATGCGCGACCTGGAGACCATCCGCCTGGCCATGACGGCGGCCGAAACGGGCCACCTGGTGTTCGGCACGCTGCACACCTCCAGCGCCGCCAAGACGATCGACCGCATCATCGACGTGTTCCCGGCCGAGGAGAAGGAGATGGTGCGCGCCATGCTGTCGGAGTCGCTGCAGGCCGTGATCTCGCAGACCCTGTGCAAGCTCAAGGACGGTTCGGGCCGCGTGGCGGCGCACGAGATCATGACGGGCACCAGCGCCATCCGCAACCTGATCCGCGAAGCCAAGGTGGCGCAGATGTACTCCACCATCCAGACCAGCAACAGCGTCGGCATGCAGACGCTCGACCAGAATCTCACCGACCTGGTGCGCCGCAACATCATCAGTCCCGCCGAGGCGCGCAGCAAGGCCAAGATCCCGGAAAATTTCCCCGGCTGA
- a CDS encoding DUF445 domain-containing protein has translation MHSFPGLHEVADHAGPRRLALALLVLFAAIFAACNLAPRSLWVDGLKAVAEAAMVGALADWFAVAALFRRIPLPLVGRHTDIVARNKDRIGGNLALFVRDRFLDAPSLVAMIRRHDPAGMLAQWLTAPANAGLLGRQVSRLALMALDTVEDEKIQAFLAQAARALLGRLDLSRSMASALAALTHQGRHQELLDALLERMGGMVRTEEARAFVADTLVQWIKREHPLKQKVLPTDWLSGKGAAAITHAVDTLLKAVADDPRHELREALDGALARLAERLQNDPDWARRGEELRAWLQNDEALGRYVRDLWAGLRRSLREDLAREDSELSRRVAEMGQWLGMSLAGDAALRVRLNVRLELWAATFAPDVAQSVAEHIRTTVQRWDAQEMAHLVEQHIGRDLQYIRINGTLVGGLIGLVLFTISHAGALWALLDGG, from the coding sequence ATGCATTCCTTCCCCGGCCTCCATGAAGTCGCAGACCACGCCGGGCCCCGGCGCCTGGCGCTCGCGCTGCTCGTGCTGTTCGCCGCGATCTTCGCCGCCTGCAACCTCGCGCCGCGCAGCCTGTGGGTCGATGGCCTGAAGGCCGTGGCCGAGGCCGCGATGGTCGGCGCGCTGGCCGACTGGTTCGCGGTGGCGGCGCTCTTTCGGCGCATTCCGCTGCCGCTGGTGGGGCGCCACACCGACATCGTTGCGCGCAACAAGGATCGCATCGGTGGCAACCTGGCGCTGTTCGTGCGCGACCGCTTCCTCGACGCGCCCTCGCTCGTCGCCATGATCCGCCGGCACGATCCCGCCGGTATGCTGGCGCAGTGGCTCACCGCGCCGGCCAACGCGGGGCTGCTGGGGCGCCAGGTCTCGCGCCTGGCGCTCATGGCGCTGGACACGGTGGAGGACGAGAAGATCCAGGCCTTCCTCGCGCAGGCCGCGCGCGCGCTGCTCGGGCGGCTGGACCTTTCGCGCTCCATGGCCTCGGCGCTGGCGGCGCTCACACATCAGGGCCGCCACCAGGAGCTGCTGGACGCGCTGCTGGAGCGCATGGGCGGCATGGTGCGCACCGAGGAGGCGCGCGCCTTCGTGGCCGACACGCTGGTGCAGTGGATCAAGCGCGAGCACCCGCTCAAGCAGAAGGTGCTGCCCACCGACTGGCTCTCGGGCAAGGGTGCGGCCGCCATCACGCACGCGGTGGACACGCTGCTCAAGGCCGTGGCCGACGACCCCCGGCACGAGCTGCGCGAGGCGCTGGACGGCGCCCTCGCGCGGCTGGCCGAGCGCCTGCAGAACGACCCCGACTGGGCGCGGCGCGGCGAGGAGCTGCGCGCCTGGCTGCAGAACGACGAGGCGCTGGGCCGCTACGTGCGCGACCTGTGGGCCGGCCTGCGCCGTTCGCTGCGCGAGGACCTGGCCCGCGAGGATTCGGAGCTCTCGCGCCGCGTGGCCGAGATGGGCCAGTGGCTGGGCATGTCGCTCGCGGGCGACGCGGCGCTGCGCGTGCGCCTGAACGTGCGGCTGGAGCTCTGGGCCGCCACGTTCGCGCCCGACGTGGCGCAGTCGGTGGCCGAGCACATCCGTACCACGGTGCAGCGCTGGGACGCGCAGGAGATGGCGCACCTGGTGGAGCAGCACATCGGCCGCGACCTGCAGTACATCCGCATCAACGGCACGCTGGTGGGCGGGCTGATCGGGCTGGTGCTGTTCACCATCTCGCACGCGGGCGCGCTCTGGGCCCTGCTGGATGGCGGATGA
- a CDS encoding SIS domain-containing protein: MLEQRIQQHFIDGADLKYQAAQALSQPIGAAVQAVLACVTNGAKVLACGSGPSAAQAQQFAAFCVMGFERERPELAALALVSDAVWAAASAAGAGADIAALARQVRALGQAGDLLLAITTGGSEPALLEAVQAAHERDMTVVALCGRDGGALATLLRETDVQICVPHDRAARVREVHALVLHCLCDGVDAQLLGEQEILS, encoded by the coding sequence ATGCTCGAGCAACGCATTCAACAGCATTTCATCGACGGCGCCGACCTGAAATACCAGGCGGCGCAAGCCCTCAGCCAACCCATAGGCGCCGCCGTGCAGGCCGTCCTGGCCTGCGTGACCAATGGCGCCAAGGTGCTCGCCTGCGGCAGCGGTCCGTCGGCCGCGCAGGCGCAGCAGTTCGCCGCCTTCTGCGTGATGGGCTTCGAGCGCGAGCGGCCCGAACTGGCCGCCCTGGCGCTGGTGTCCGATGCGGTGTGGGCGGCAGCGTCGGCGGCTGGCGCGGGCGCGGACATCGCCGCGCTGGCACGCCAGGTGCGCGCGCTGGGACAGGCCGGCGACCTGCTGCTCGCCATCACCACGGGCGGCAGCGAGCCCGCACTGCTGGAGGCCGTGCAGGCGGCCCATGAGCGCGACATGACCGTGGTGGCCCTCTGCGGCCGCGATGGCGGCGCCCTGGCCACGCTGCTGCGCGAGACCGACGTGCAGATCTGCGTGCCGCACGACCGGGCCGCGCGCGTGCGCGAGGTGCATGCCCTGGTGCTGCATTGCCTGTGCGACGGCGTGGATGCACAGTTACTTGGAGAACAGGAGATCCTTTCATGA
- a CDS encoding YggS family pyridoxal phosphate-dependent enzyme, producing the protein MTTIDRNLQRVHERIAQACAAAGRPPGSVALLAVSKTFGAEAVHAAALAGQRAFGENYIQEAVEKMAALRALAPALALQWHCIGPIQSNKTRLVAEHFDWAQTVDRLKIAQRLSEQRPAHLPPLMVCIQVNVDGGATKSGVGPHDAAVLAEAVARLPRLVLRGVMSIPDDAPTFEAQRALHERAAAVFHHIKAQGFEGLGQFDTLSMGMTGDLEAAVAAGSTMVRVGSGVFGARQYAARC; encoded by the coding sequence ATGACGACGATTGACAGAAACCTCCAACGCGTGCACGAGCGCATCGCGCAGGCCTGCGCCGCCGCGGGCCGCCCGCCCGGGTCCGTGGCGCTGCTGGCGGTGTCCAAGACCTTCGGCGCCGAGGCCGTGCACGCCGCTGCCCTCGCGGGGCAGCGCGCCTTCGGCGAGAACTACATCCAGGAGGCCGTGGAGAAAATGGCCGCGCTGCGCGCCCTGGCGCCCGCGCTCGCGCTGCAGTGGCATTGCATCGGCCCGATACAGAGCAACAAGACGCGGCTGGTGGCCGAGCATTTCGACTGGGCGCAGACGGTGGACCGGCTCAAGATCGCGCAGCGGCTGTCCGAGCAGCGCCCCGCGCACCTGCCGCCGCTCATGGTGTGCATACAGGTGAACGTGGACGGCGGCGCCACCAAGTCGGGCGTGGGCCCGCATGACGCAGCTGTGCTGGCCGAGGCCGTGGCCCGGCTGCCCCGCCTGGTCCTGCGCGGCGTCATGAGCATTCCTGACGATGCTCCCACTTTCGAAGCGCAACGCGCGCTCCACGAAAGGGCTGCGGCCGTTTTTCACCACATCAAAGCACAGGGCTTCGAGGGGCTCGGGCAGTTCGACACCCTGTCCATGGGCATGACCGGTGACCTGGAGGCCGCCGTGGCCGCGGGCAGCACCATGGTGCGTGTGGGCAGCGGCGTCTTCGGCGCGCGCCAGTACGCTGCGAGGTGCTAA
- a CDS encoding cyclic nucleotide-binding domain-containing protein, giving the protein MKGILGLLKSRPQKTGEDSSDSVLFTTAFASQGVDESLLIPWEARAVEVGAKRLPKSRGGKLLQSLWSKDKYMAHLDQSAVERMERFFEFAAIPPNRDVIRQDEYGNFMVVLLTGTIAVDRVQPWGEQLRLAETRPGEILGEMSLLDSGIRFSACTTLTDCEVAVLSADAMDEMMSQDPQLAASLVALLARKLSLRLRAVSARLSENQR; this is encoded by the coding sequence ATGAAAGGCATACTCGGCCTGCTCAAATCCAGGCCCCAGAAAACCGGCGAGGACAGCAGCGACTCGGTGCTGTTCACCACCGCGTTTGCCAGCCAGGGGGTGGACGAGTCGCTGCTCATCCCCTGGGAGGCGCGCGCGGTCGAGGTGGGCGCCAAGCGCCTGCCCAAGAGCCGTGGCGGAAAGCTGCTGCAGTCGCTGTGGAGCAAGGACAAGTACATGGCGCACCTGGACCAGAGCGCCGTGGAGCGCATGGAGCGCTTCTTCGAATTCGCGGCCATCCCTCCAAACCGCGACGTGATCCGCCAGGACGAATACGGCAACTTCATGGTGGTGCTGCTCACGGGCACCATCGCCGTGGACCGCGTGCAGCCCTGGGGCGAGCAGCTGCGCCTGGCCGAGACGCGCCCGGGCGAGATCCTGGGCGAGATGTCGCTGCTCGACAGCGGCATCCGCTTCTCGGCGTGCACCACGCTCACTGACTGCGAGGTGGCCGTTCTGAGCGCCGATGCCATGGACGAGATGATGTCGCAGGATCCGCAGCTCGCCGCCAGCCTGGTGGCCCTGCTGGCGCGCAAGCTGTCGCTGCGGCTGCGCGCGGTGAGCGCGCGCCTGAGCGAAAACCAGCGCTGA
- a CDS encoding YraN family protein has translation MGFLGKKINGDAPGRTTRSLGQAAEDRALAHLAAAGLALVERNYRTPGRGGGEIDLVMRERDGTLVFVEVRSRGAAGFGGAAASIGAAKRRRIVLAAQHYLLRWPAQPPCRFDAVLIDGGQVQWLRAAFDAQ, from the coding sequence ATGGGGTTCCTCGGCAAGAAAATCAATGGCGATGCGCCCGGGCGCACCACGCGCTCGCTGGGCCAGGCGGCGGAAGACCGGGCGCTGGCCCATCTGGCCGCGGCGGGGCTGGCGCTGGTGGAGCGCAATTATCGGACCCCGGGGCGCGGCGGCGGGGAGATTGACCTCGTCATGCGCGAGCGCGACGGCACGCTGGTGTTCGTGGAGGTGCGCAGCCGCGGCGCGGCCGGCTTCGGCGGTGCGGCGGCCAGCATAGGCGCCGCCAAGCGGCGGCGCATCGTGCTGGCGGCGCAGCACTACCTGCTGCGCTGGCCGGCGCAGCCGCCCTGCCGCTTCGATGCGGTGCTGATCGACGGCGGCCAGGTGCAGTGGCTGCGCGCTGCCTTCGACGCGCAGTAG
- a CDS encoding aminotransferase class V-fold PLP-dependent enzyme: MPGLLPDVDPDGLLEFSVVYTDRALNHMSRRFTGVMQDILAALKEVYHAHTAVLVPGSGTFGMEAVARQFANDAKVLIVRNGWFSYRWSQIFDAGGLRGGAVVCKARRQGEGPQAPWAPCPANEVAAAIRAEKPRVVFAPHVETASGIILPDDYIRTVSDAAHEVGALFVLDCVASGAMWVDMDKTGVDVLISAPQKGWSGSPCCAMVMLSARAREAIEATQSSSFSCDLKKWMQIAEGYEKGQHAYHTTMPTDALVRLRDVMLETRAYGFEKVRQEQVALGAKVRALLESRGFPSVAAEGFKAPGVVVSYTTDPGIQSGKKFIDVGLQTASGVPLQCDEGPDFTTFRVGLFGLEKWHNVDRTVGHLAAALDKILG, translated from the coding sequence ATGCCCGGCCTGCTGCCCGACGTCGATCCCGACGGCCTGCTCGAATTCTCGGTGGTCTACACCGACCGCGCGCTCAACCACATGTCCAGGCGCTTCACGGGCGTGATGCAGGACATCCTGGCCGCGCTCAAGGAGGTCTACCACGCGCACACGGCCGTACTCGTGCCCGGCAGCGGCACCTTCGGCATGGAGGCCGTGGCGCGCCAGTTCGCCAACGACGCGAAGGTGCTCATCGTGCGCAACGGCTGGTTCAGCTACCGCTGGAGCCAGATCTTCGACGCGGGGGGGCTCAGGGGCGGCGCCGTGGTCTGCAAGGCGCGCAGGCAGGGCGAGGGCCCGCAGGCGCCCTGGGCGCCGTGCCCGGCCAACGAGGTGGCCGCCGCGATCCGCGCCGAGAAGCCCAGGGTGGTTTTCGCGCCGCACGTGGAGACGGCCAGCGGCATCATCCTGCCCGACGACTACATCCGCACCGTGAGCGACGCCGCGCACGAGGTGGGCGCGCTCTTCGTGCTCGACTGCGTGGCCTCGGGCGCGATGTGGGTGGACATGGACAAGACCGGCGTGGACGTGCTGATCTCCGCGCCGCAGAAGGGCTGGAGCGGCTCGCCTTGCTGCGCCATGGTGATGCTCTCGGCGCGCGCGCGCGAGGCCATCGAGGCCACGCAGAGCTCCAGCTTCTCGTGCGACCTCAAGAAGTGGATGCAGATCGCCGAGGGCTACGAGAAGGGCCAGCACGCCTACCACACGACCATGCCCACCGATGCGCTCGTGCGGCTGCGTGACGTGATGCTGGAGACGCGCGCCTACGGCTTCGAGAAGGTGCGCCAGGAACAGGTCGCGCTGGGCGCCAAGGTGCGCGCGCTGCTCGAATCGCGCGGCTTCCCGAGCGTGGCGGCCGAGGGCTTCAAGGCGCCGGGCGTGGTCGTGAGCTACACGACGGACCCCGGCATCCAGAGCGGCAAGAAGTTCATCGACGTGGGCCTGCAGACCGCATCGGGCGTGCCGCTGCAGTGCGACGAGGGGCCCGACTTCACGACCTTCCGCGTCGGCCTGTTCGGGCTGGAGAAGTGGCACAACGTGGACCGCACGGTGGGGCACCTCGCGGCGGCGCTGGACAAGATCCTGGGTTGA
- the rsmI gene encoding 16S rRNA (cytidine(1402)-2'-O)-methyltransferase → MSASFASALTAARDAAAAQHYPQGTLYVLATPIGNLADITLRALHVLQLADAIACEDTRHTQALLRAYGIDKPTDRLLAVHQHNEAQAAQAVVERLQAGQRIAYVSDAGTPGVSDPGARLVAAAQAAGLRCIPLPGASSVTSALSVCGAIAHAPDGGGFLFAGFLPTKGAERAAAVQRLAAEPRCVVLLEAPHRILDLAHALAALGERRVTLARELTKQFEEVSTHAASGLGAWLQGAPQRVKGEFVVLLHPIPVRQEDGAQAGRVLRLLLAELPVKTAVKLAADITGAPRNALYEQALQIKQGD, encoded by the coding sequence TTGAGCGCATCCTTTGCCTCCGCCCTGACCGCCGCGCGCGACGCCGCGGCCGCGCAGCATTATCCGCAGGGCACCCTGTACGTGTTGGCCACGCCCATCGGCAATCTTGCAGACATCACCCTGCGCGCCCTGCACGTGCTGCAGCTGGCGGACGCCATCGCCTGCGAAGACACGCGCCACACCCAGGCCCTGCTGCGCGCCTACGGCATCGACAAACCGACCGACCGCCTGCTGGCCGTGCACCAGCACAACGAGGCCCAGGCCGCGCAGGCCGTCGTCGAGCGCCTGCAGGCCGGCCAGCGCATCGCCTATGTGAGCGACGCCGGCACGCCCGGCGTGAGCGACCCCGGCGCGCGCCTGGTCGCCGCGGCGCAGGCCGCGGGCCTGCGCTGCATCCCCCTGCCCGGCGCCAGCAGCGTGACCAGCGCGCTGAGCGTGTGCGGCGCCATCGCCCACGCGCCCGATGGCGGCGGGTTCCTGTTCGCCGGATTCCTGCCGACCAAAGGCGCGGAGCGCGCCGCCGCCGTGCAGCGCCTGGCCGCCGAGCCGCGCTGCGTGGTGCTGCTGGAGGCGCCGCACCGCATACTCGACCTGGCACACGCCCTGGCCGCGCTGGGCGAGCGCCGCGTGACGCTGGCGCGCGAGCTCACCAAGCAGTTCGAAGAGGTCTCCACCCACGCGGCCAGCGGCCTGGGCGCCTGGCTGCAGGGCGCGCCGCAGCGCGTCAAGGGCGAATTCGTGGTACTGCTGCACCCCATACCCGTGCGGCAGGAGGACGGCGCCCAGGCCGGGCGGGTGCTGCGCCTGCTGCTGGCCGAACTGCCCGTCAAGACCGCCGTGAAGCTGGCCGCCGACATCACGGGCGCGCCGCGCAACGCGCTCTACGAGCAGGCGCTGCAGATCAAGCAAGGGGATTAG
- a CDS encoding BON domain-containing protein: MKVPMLRTFGSLLAAATLVGSLAACAPLVIGGGAVMGAMVAVDRRTTGTQVEDEGIEMRTASRIREALSENAHVNVTSYNRQVLLTGEVPSAADSQKAEQIALAVENVRSVVNDLGVMPSSSLSQRSKDTFITGKVRASLVDAKDLSANAFKVVTERNVVYLMGRVTPREAKRSAEIARGVDGVSKVVRVFEVISEEELSRMAAKPAPVSQDPAAAGQPAK, from the coding sequence ATGAAAGTCCCCATGTTGCGAACCTTTGGTAGCCTGCTGGCGGCAGCCACGCTGGTGGGTAGTTTGGCGGCCTGCGCGCCGCTGGTGATCGGCGGAGGCGCCGTGATGGGCGCGATGGTGGCCGTGGACCGGCGCACGACGGGCACGCAGGTCGAGGACGAGGGCATAGAGATGCGCACCGCGAGCCGCATCCGCGAGGCCCTGAGCGAGAACGCGCACGTGAACGTGACCAGCTACAACCGGCAGGTCCTGCTGACCGGCGAGGTGCCTTCGGCCGCCGACAGCCAGAAGGCGGAGCAGATCGCGCTGGCCGTGGAGAACGTGCGCTCGGTGGTCAACGACCTGGGCGTGATGCCCAGCTCCTCGCTGTCGCAGCGCTCCAAGGACACCTTCATCACGGGCAAGGTGCGCGCCAGTCTGGTCGATGCCAAGGACCTGTCGGCCAATGCCTTCAAGGTGGTGACGGAGCGCAACGTGGTCTACCTGATGGGCCGCGTCACTCCGCGCGAGGCCAAGCGCTCGGCCGAGATCGCACGCGGCGTGGACGGCGTGAGCAAGGTGGTGCGCGTCTTCGAGGTCATCAGCGAGGAAGAGCTCAGCCGCATGGCCGCGAAGCCGGCGCCGGTGTCGCAGGACCCCGCCGCTGCGGGGCAGCCGGCCAAGTAA
- a CDS encoding NAD(P)-dependent oxidoreductase gives MTMNSINPRVYEPAPARRVAFLGLGVMGYPMAGHLARAGHEVTVYNRTATKSEAWCAEFTGADGTKHAKTPREAAQGAEIIFCCVGNDDDLRSVTLGADGAFAGMQPGAIFVDHTTASAEVARELYGAARTLGLQFVDAPVSGGQAGAQNGQLTVMCGGDQAAFDAVRPTGMAFARAFTRIGNSGAGQLAKMVNQVCIAGLVQGLSEAIAFGMHAGLDMPLVLDVIGKGAAQSWQMDNRGKTMALGRFDFGFAVDWMRKDLGLVLDEAKRNGARLPVTALVDQFYGDVQRAGGQRWDTSSLITRLLPAKP, from the coding sequence ATGACCATGAACAGCATCAATCCCCGCGTCTACGAGCCGGCTCCCGCGCGCCGCGTGGCCTTCCTGGGCCTGGGCGTCATGGGCTATCCCATGGCGGGGCACCTGGCCCGCGCCGGCCACGAGGTGACGGTGTACAACCGGACCGCTACGAAATCAGAAGCTTGGTGCGCTGAATTCACGGGCGCTGACGGCACAAAACACGCAAAAACCCCGCGCGAGGCGGCCCAAGGCGCCGAGATCATCTTCTGCTGCGTGGGCAACGACGACGACCTGCGCTCCGTGACGCTGGGCGCCGATGGCGCCTTCGCCGGCATGCAGCCGGGCGCCATCTTCGTGGACCACACCACGGCATCGGCCGAGGTGGCGCGCGAACTCTACGGCGCCGCCCGCACGCTGGGCCTGCAATTCGTCGACGCGCCCGTCTCGGGCGGCCAGGCGGGTGCGCAGAACGGCCAGCTCACGGTGATGTGCGGCGGCGACCAGGCCGCCTTCGACGCCGTGCGACCCACGGGCATGGCATTCGCGCGCGCCTTCACGCGCATCGGCAACAGCGGCGCGGGGCAGCTGGCCAAGATGGTCAACCAGGTCTGCATCGCCGGCCTGGTGCAGGGCCTGTCCGAGGCCATTGCCTTCGGCATGCACGCGGGACTGGACATGCCCCTGGTGCTCGACGTGATCGGCAAGGGCGCGGCGCAAAGCTGGCAGATGGACAACCGTGGCAAGACCATGGCCCTAGGCCGCTTCGACTTCGGCTTTGCCGTGGACTGGATGCGCAAGGACCTGGGGCTCGTGCTCGACGAGGCCAAGCGCAACGGCGCGCGCCTGCCCGTCACGGCGCTGGTGGACCAGTTCTACGGCGACGTGCAGCGCGCGGGCGGCCAGCGCTGGGACACCTCCAGCCTGATCACGCGGCTGCTGCCCGCCAAGCCCTGA